In the bacterium CG_4_10_14_0_2_um_filter_33_32 genome, AGGTACAACCAAAAACTATCAATATTGATAAAGAAAAAGCCTTGGAATGGATTAAAAAAGGTGCAAAACCTTCCGATACTGTCGCAAGACTTATGATTAAGGAAGGTATATTAAAAGAGGAAGATGTTGAGAAAAAGCCTGATAAGAAAAGATTAAAGAAAAAAGATCAAAAAACAGGAGGAGCAGCACCATCAACGTCAGTAGTAGCACCTGTTGTAAGTGAAGAAAAGAAAACAGAGGAAGCTCTGGCATCCGTCAAGGCCGAGGTTGGAGTCCCGACCGAAAGCGTCGGGAAAGAAAAATCAGCAGAGGAAATTAAGAAGCCAACTAAAGAGAAAGAAGAACCCAAACAAGCTGATAAAAAAGAGAAGACTGTTAACGAAAAAGAGCAAAAACCCAAAGAAAATAAAGATAAAAAAGAGCCCAAAGAACCAGAGATAGAAAAGACAGAATAACTTAAAATCATATTTACTTTTATGAGAAAATTTGATATAATTTTAAGTCCAAAGATTGATATTATTGTTATAGTAGGGCTAGGTCGAAGCTCGAAATATTAAGAGATTCTTTTAAAGGGAGAAACAAGTGGCAACAGAAAAAGACCAAGAATTTGTTGAATACATTGTTAAGGCACTAGTTGATAGTCCAGATAAAGTTCAAACAAGCAGAACTATCGATGAAAGAGGAGTTTTGATTGAACTTAAAGTTGATCCTTCCGACATGGGAAAAATAATTGGAAAAGAAGGAAAAACCGCTAAATCAATTAGGACTTTACTAAGAGTGGTTGGCGCTAAAAACAATGCAAGAGTAAATCTTAAAATTGTTGAGCCAGAAGGCAGCGAGAGACCAGAAGGCGGCGCTAAAGTTGAAGGCAGCGAGAAAGCCGAAGTCAAAGATGACACTGCTTCAAGTATTGACGATATTAAAATCTAAATAGAAATTTTAAGAACCCTTCGGCCTCAAACCGGAGGGTTTTTTGATGTATAATAAAATTATCATGAAACCGAAAATAAATTTTCATATATTAACTCTTTTTCCAAAAACAATTGAATGCGTTTTTTCTGAAAGTATTATCAAAAGGGCTAGAGAAAAAGGTTTGGTAAAAATCCACATACATAATTTTAGAGATTGGGGAATTGATAAAAGAAAACAAGTTGACGATAAAGCTTGTGGCGGTGGAGCAGGTATGGTTTTAAGGGTAGATGTTATAGATAAAGCGCTTAAAGCAATAAAATTAAAGATTAAGAATGGGAAAAAGAAAGTTATATTATTAACTCCTCAAGGTAAGGTTTTTAAACAAAAAACAGCCGAAATATTATCAAAAGAAAAAAACATTATTTTAATTTGCGGCCATTATGAAGGTTTCGATGAGAGAATTAGAAAGAATTTAGTGGATGAGGAAATTTCTATAGGGGATTATGTCTTAACTGGCGGAGAAATTCCGGCAGCAATGCTTATAGATTCAATATCCCGTCTAATCCCAGGTGTTTTAGGTAAAGAGGAATCTTTACAGGAAGAATCCTTTAAAGATGGATTATTAGAGTACCCTCAATATACCAAGCCAAATGAATACAAAGGATGGAAAGTGCCTGATATATTACTTTCCGGCAATCACGCAAAAATAAACCAATGGCGAAGAAATGAAGCAGTTCAAAAAACTAAAAAAAGGCGTCCGGATTTGCTATAATTAAGACATGCAAAAAATCAACAAAAAGATGACAATTCACGAAGTATTAGAAAAATGTCCCAAGTCCGATTCTGTTTTGCAAAAACATTTTGGGTTTTGTGCAGGCTGTCCGGGAGCTAAGCTTGAAACTGTTGCTTTAGGCGCCCATCTTCATAACAAAGATGTTAATCAGATAATTACAGAGATTAATGAAATCTATAATCAAAAAGAGAAATAACTTATTTTATGGGAGGTAAAAATGCCTAATGTCGATAAAGAAAAATGTATTGGTTGCGGTTTATGCGTGTCGATTTGTTCTGACTGTTTTGAATTAGGGGAAGATGGAAAATCTCAAGCAAAGGGTTCTTGCAAGGGCGATGAAGATTGTATAAAAGAAACTGTTTCAAGCTGCCCAGTTCAAGCAATTTCTGAGGATTAATAAAGGCTTAATTATGAAAACAAAAATTATTTTAATTGCAACAATTGCAATCGTGTTAATAATAATTTCTTTTTTTGGTTTTGGATACTATTCTCTTCGAAAAGCAGATAATTTAGTAAAAGAACAGAAGATAAATGAAGCTGTATCTATGTATGAAAAAATATCTCAGCTACCATTTTTCCAAATTGCTAAGGAGAAGCTAAATTCACTGATGAGTTATAAAGATGGCTTAGAAGCATTTAATAATCATAAATGTAAGATTGCAAATGAAGAATTGGCAAAAGTTTCCGAGAAAGAAAGTTATTTTGAAGACGCCAATAAAAAAATTGAAGAATGTGAAAAATATTTAGAGTATGCAATTATAGTTAATAATAATTTGATCACTCTGGAGGAGTTTAAAGAGGCGTATGACTACGTGATAGCTTATTACAAATTTATAAACTATTCTTTAGACAATAGCCGAAAAAAAGAAATGAAAAAAGATATTACTAACTCTCTTATTAGGGATGAAATTATAAGAGAAGAAGTTAAAAAAAGAGGAATTGAGATATCCTCTAAGGAAGTAGACGACAAATACCAACAATATCTCAAGGAAAACAATGGAGAAAAGCAATTAATGGATAATTTGAAGAAAACTTATAATTGGGGATTGGAAGAATTCAAAGAACAGATCAAGAAGCAATTGTTAAGAGAAAAATTAGAAAATGTCATCAAAAAGGAAAACAAA is a window encoding:
- a CDS encoding RNA-binding protein; the protein is MATEKDQEFVEYIVKALVDSPDKVQTSRTIDERGVLIELKVDPSDMGKIIGKEGKTAKSIRTLLRVVGAKNNARVNLKIVEPEGSERPEGGAKVEGSEKAEVKDDTASSIDDIKI
- a CDS encoding tRNA (guanosine(37)-N1)-methyltransferase TrmD, whose product is MNFHILTLFPKTIECVFSESIIKRAREKGLVKIHIHNFRDWGIDKRKQVDDKACGGGAGMVLRVDVIDKALKAIKLKIKNGKKKVILLTPQGKVFKQKTAEILSKEKNIILICGHYEGFDERIRKNLVDEEISIGDYVLTGGEIPAAMLIDSISRLIPGVLGKEESLQEESFKDGLLEYPQYTKPNEYKGWKVPDILLSGNHAKINQWRRNEAVQKTKKRRPDLL
- a CDS encoding ferredoxin, which encodes MPNVDKEKCIGCGLCVSICSDCFELGEDGKSQAKGSCKGDEDCIKETVSSCPVQAISED
- a CDS encoding 30S ribosomal protein S16: MLVIRLRRTGKKKRPSFRVIVAEKTMPIYGRFVDIIGNVNLQVQPKTINIDKEKALEWIKKGAKPSDTVARLMIKEGILKEEDVEKKPDKKRLKKKDQKTGGAAPSTSVVAPVVSEEKKTEEALASVKAEVGVPTESVGKEKSAEEIKKPTKEKEEPKQADKKEKTVNEKEQKPKENKDKKEPKEPEIEKTE